From the genome of Bosea sp. Tri-49, one region includes:
- the cysS gene encoding cysteine--tRNA ligase — translation MQPTLRLYNTLTRTKEVFTPVDPQNVRMYVCGPTVYDYAHIGNARPVIVFDVLYRLLRHLYGEAHVRYARNLTDVDDKINARAARDYPDLPLNEAIAKVTQTTTAQFHADVDALGNLRPDDEPRATGHIEEMKAIIERLIARGVAYVAEEHVLFHVPAVAGLKDAPRYGSLARRSLDEMVAGARVDVAPYKRDPMDFVLWKPSRAGIDPGWPSPAGIATPGRPGWHIECSAMSMKTLLEPFGGGLQCDDPARNVFDIHGGGIDLVFPHHENELAQSCCAFGAAGGAPRMANYWMHNGFLQVEGEKMSKSLGNFVTINELLATDTFGGRTWPGEVLRLAMLKTHYRQPIDWTVKALEEAERTLADWAAAAGDAEAGQVPAAVIEALADDLNTSQLLAELHALRKAGDYASLKASLALLGIALPQVAVAEIDDALRAKVEASIAARLVARKAKNFAESDRLRDELVAMGIVLMDGKDPATGELITSWEVQR, via the coding sequence ATGCAGCCGACCCTCAGGCTCTACAATACGCTGACGCGGACGAAGGAGGTCTTCACCCCCGTCGATCCCCAAAACGTGCGCATGTATGTCTGCGGCCCGACGGTCTACGACTACGCCCATATCGGCAATGCCCGGCCGGTCATCGTCTTCGACGTGCTCTATCGGCTGCTGCGGCATCTCTATGGCGAGGCCCACGTCCGCTATGCCCGCAACCTCACCGACGTCGACGACAAGATCAACGCCCGCGCGGCGCGCGACTATCCCGATCTGCCGCTGAACGAGGCGATCGCGAAGGTCACGCAGACGACGACGGCGCAGTTCCATGCCGATGTCGATGCGCTCGGCAATCTGCGCCCCGACGACGAGCCGCGCGCCACCGGCCATATCGAGGAGATGAAGGCGATCATCGAGCGCCTCATCGCCCGCGGCGTTGCCTATGTCGCCGAGGAGCACGTGCTCTTCCACGTGCCGGCGGTTGCCGGCCTGAAAGACGCACCGCGCTACGGCTCGCTCGCCCGCCGCTCGCTCGACGAGATGGTCGCCGGCGCTCGCGTCGACGTCGCCCCTTACAAGCGCGATCCGATGGATTTCGTGCTGTGGAAGCCGAGCCGCGCCGGCATCGACCCGGGCTGGCCGTCGCCGGCCGGCATTGCCACGCCCGGCCGGCCCGGCTGGCACATCGAATGCTCGGCCATGTCGATGAAGACGCTGCTCGAGCCCTTCGGTGGCGGCCTGCAATGTGACGATCCCGCCAGGAACGTCTTCGACATCCATGGCGGCGGCATCGATCTCGTCTTCCCGCATCACGAGAACGAGCTGGCCCAGAGCTGCTGCGCCTTCGGCGCGGCCGGCGGAGCGCCGCGCATGGCGAACTACTGGATGCACAATGGCTTCCTGCAGGTCGAAGGCGAGAAGATGTCGAAGTCTCTCGGCAACTTCGTCACCATCAACGAGCTGCTGGCGACCGACACCTTCGGCGGGCGGACATGGCCCGGCGAGGTGCTGCGCCTTGCCATGCTAAAGACGCATTACCGCCAGCCGATCGACTGGACGGTGAAGGCGCTGGAGGAGGCGGAGAGGACGCTGGCGGATTGGGCTGCGGCTGCAGGAGATGCCGAGGCCGGGCAAGTCCCTGCCGCGGTGATCGAAGCGCTGGCGGACGATCTCAACACCTCGCAACTGCTCGCCGAGCTGCACGCCCTGCGCAAGGCTGGGGATTATGCCAGCCTGAAGGCGAGCCTTGCCTTGCTCGGCATCGCCCTGCCGCAGGTGGCCGTGGCCGAGATCGATGATGCCCTGCGGGCAAAGGTCGAAGCGTCGATCGCCGCCCGCCTGGTTGCCCGAAAGGCGAAGAATTTCGCCGAATCCGATCGCCTTCGCGATGAGCTCGTCGCGATGGGCATCGTGCTCATGGACGGCAAGGACCCGGCCACCGGCGAGCTGATTACGAGCTGGGAGGTGCAGCGGTGA
- a CDS encoding CreA family protein, translating into MSFRRCLLAVSAVLALAGVAAPAAAQEDLIFRKSTVWKMLTPDDKLAVYGVDDPVVEGVACHYTVPEKGGVSGMFGVAEEVSEVSLACRQIGPVKIKEKFSQGDVVFRERRSLIWKKMQIVRGCDTKRNVLIYMVYTDKLIDGSPQNSTSSVPIMPWGGMGDVPKCSEWVK; encoded by the coding sequence ATGAGCTTTCGTCGTTGCCTTCTCGCCGTCTCGGCTGTTCTCGCGCTCGCTGGCGTCGCTGCGCCGGCTGCGGCGCAGGAGGACCTGATCTTCAGGAAATCGACGGTCTGGAAGATGCTGACCCCGGACGACAAGCTCGCCGTCTACGGCGTCGACGACCCGGTCGTCGAGGGCGTCGCCTGCCATTACACCGTGCCCGAGAAGGGCGGCGTCTCCGGTATGTTCGGCGTCGCCGAGGAAGTCTCCGAGGTCTCGCTCGCCTGCCGCCAGATCGGCCCGGTGAAGATCAAGGAGAAGTTCTCGCAGGGCGACGTCGTCTTCCGCGAGCGCCGCTCGCTGATCTGGAAGAAGATGCAGATCGTGCGCGGCTGCGACACCAAGCGCAACGTCCTGATCTACATGGTCTACACCGACAAGCTGATCGACGGTTCGCCGCAGAACTCGACCTCGAGCGTGCCGATCATGCCCTGGGGCGGCATGGGCGATGTGCCGAAATGCTCTGAATGGGTGAAGTAA
- a CDS encoding GNAT family N-acetyltransferase, giving the protein MLPQLETERLLLKPRSEADLDFVAALNADPEVMRYIAAAGDPAMGREGVAARSFLHVGRGLGYWTVFARTDESEPLGYVGLIPDGDDPEQAQISYRFAARHWGQGFARQAVERLLRYGFEMLELPEALIITHPQNAASLQLAARLGFESAPSETEILIGATPVPAVRFRLRRVYIAA; this is encoded by the coding sequence ATGCTGCCGCAGCTGGAAACCGAGCGACTCCTCCTGAAGCCGCGCTCCGAGGCCGATCTCGACTTCGTCGCCGCGCTCAATGCCGATCCGGAGGTGATGCGCTACATCGCGGCAGCCGGCGATCCGGCGATGGGCCGCGAGGGCGTCGCAGCGCGCAGCTTCCTGCATGTCGGCCGCGGACTCGGCTACTGGACCGTGTTCGCCCGGACCGACGAAAGCGAGCCGCTCGGCTATGTCGGGCTCATTCCGGATGGCGACGATCCGGAGCAGGCCCAGATCAGCTATCGTTTCGCCGCCCGGCATTGGGGACAGGGCTTCGCCCGGCAGGCAGTGGAGCGGCTGCTCCGCTACGGCTTCGAGATGCTCGAGCTGCCGGAGGCCCTCATCATCACGCATCCGCAGAACGCAGCATCGTTGCAGCTGGCGGCACGGCTCGGCTTCGAATCGGCGCCGAGCGAGACCGAGATTCTGATCGGCGCAACACCGGTACCCGCGGTCCGCTTCCGCCTCCGGCGCGTTTACATCGCGGCCTGA
- a CDS encoding lysozyme inhibitor LprI family protein, translating to MRGFARALLVAGVFGALVVPAAADEAYKRCIDTSDGTNSAWAACGGAWVAREDARLNAAWKRLYAASEPATKKDLLEEQRAWNAFKDKACQFYANGDFGREGQVLHFPSCRAELIARRTATLDSYGADRR from the coding sequence ATGCGCGGATTTGCGCGCGCCTTGCTGGTTGCGGGCGTCTTCGGTGCGCTGGTCGTGCCGGCGGCGGCTGACGAAGCCTATAAGCGCTGCATCGACACATCGGACGGCACCAATTCTGCCTGGGCCGCCTGCGGCGGGGCATGGGTTGCGCGCGAGGACGCCAGGCTCAATGCGGCCTGGAAGCGTCTCTATGCGGCGAGCGAGCCGGCGACGAAGAAGGACCTGCTCGAGGAGCAGCGCGCCTGGAACGCCTTCAAGGACAAGGCTTGCCAGTTCTACGCCAATGGCGATTTCGGCCGGGAAGGGCAGGTGCTGCACTTCCCGAGCTGCCGCGCAGAGCTCATCGCCCGTCGCACGGCGACGCTCGACAGCTACGGCGCCGACCGGCGCTAA
- a CDS encoding DUF2783 domain-containing protein: protein MNAAVATTPASELAREARFADPDSAFRLLAQAHRDLDERGSAALNARLVLILANHIGDARVLREAVALAHEAR, encoded by the coding sequence ATGAATGCTGCAGTTGCCACGACCCCCGCGAGTGAGCTCGCCCGCGAAGCGCGCTTTGCCGATCCCGATTCCGCCTTCCGCCTGCTCGCCCAGGCGCATCGCGATCTCGATGAGCGCGGGAGCGCTGCGCTCAATGCTCGCCTCGTCCTGATCCTCGCCAATCATATCGGCGACGCGCGGGTCCTGCGCGAGGCCGTGGCGCTGGCGCACGAGGCGAGGTAG
- a CDS encoding FAD-dependent oxidoreductase, which produces MQPFRQFAYRRSPDQDAASRARHPVVIVGAGPVGLTLALDLARRQVPVVLIDDADRIGEGSRAICFAKRTLEIFDRLGLAEAMVAKGVTWQKGRVFRGDTELYAFDLLPEGDHKQPAFINLQQFYVEAALVEAVLAEPLVDLRWSNRLAGLENREDGARLTIATPEGDYALEADWLIACDGARSPTRGLLGLEFRGEAFEDRFLIADVKMTAPFPTERWFWFDPPFHSGQSALLHKQPDDIWRIDLQLGPDADPDHEKRPEIVRPRIERMLGHADFSLEWVSVYRFQCRRLDRFLHGRVVFAGDAAHQVSPFGARGANSGIQDADNLGWKLALVLQGRSPALLLASYDSERLAAADENILNSTRATDFIAPRSPGERLLREAALSLAPLTGFAKRFVNSGRLSVPSAYAGSPLSTEDDGGEGNLPPGAPFLDAPVAGVSCAWLSEAFAAGQAILLGEGAARIAPVGVLAIEPAAGDSTLRQRYALEGGAAVLLRPDGHVAARFLKPERAAIEVAIARMEGRG; this is translated from the coding sequence ATGCAGCCCTTTCGCCAGTTCGCCTATCGTCGCAGCCCGGACCAGGATGCGGCGTCGCGCGCCCGGCACCCGGTGGTCATCGTCGGCGCCGGCCCGGTCGGGCTGACGCTGGCGCTCGATCTGGCGCGCCGGCAAGTTCCGGTTGTGCTGATTGACGATGCCGACCGGATTGGCGAGGGCTCGCGCGCCATCTGCTTCGCCAAGCGCACGCTCGAAATCTTCGACCGGCTCGGGCTCGCCGAGGCGATGGTCGCAAAGGGCGTCACCTGGCAGAAGGGCAGGGTCTTTCGCGGCGACACTGAGCTCTACGCGTTCGACCTCCTGCCCGAGGGCGATCACAAGCAGCCGGCCTTCATCAATCTCCAGCAATTCTATGTCGAGGCGGCGCTGGTCGAGGCCGTGCTTGCCGAGCCGCTGGTCGATCTGCGCTGGAGCAACCGGCTGGCCGGCCTGGAAAACCGCGAGGACGGCGCCAGGCTGACGATCGCGACGCCAGAAGGAGACTATGCGCTTGAGGCCGACTGGCTCATCGCTTGCGATGGCGCCCGCTCGCCGACGCGCGGCCTGCTCGGACTGGAGTTCCGCGGCGAGGCCTTCGAGGACCGCTTCCTCATCGCCGATGTGAAGATGACCGCGCCGTTCCCGACCGAGCGCTGGTTCTGGTTCGATCCGCCCTTCCATTCCGGCCAGTCAGCGCTGCTGCACAAGCAGCCGGACGATATCTGGCGCATCGACCTGCAACTCGGGCCAGATGCCGATCCGGACCATGAGAAGCGGCCGGAGATCGTGCGGCCCCGGATCGAGCGCATGCTCGGCCATGCCGATTTCTCGCTGGAATGGGTCTCGGTCTACCGCTTCCAATGCCGCCGGCTCGACCGCTTCCTGCATGGCCGCGTCGTCTTTGCCGGCGACGCCGCCCATCAGGTCTCGCCCTTCGGTGCGCGCGGTGCCAATTCCGGCATTCAGGACGCCGACAATCTCGGCTGGAAGCTGGCGTTGGTGTTGCAGGGCAGGAGCCCGGCCTTGCTGCTCGCAAGCTATGACAGCGAGCGCCTCGCCGCAGCCGACGAGAACATCCTGAATTCGACACGGGCGACCGACTTCATCGCGCCGCGCTCGCCGGGCGAGCGCCTCTTGCGCGAGGCGGCCCTGTCGCTGGCGCCGCTGACCGGCTTCGCCAAGCGCTTCGTCAATTCCGGCCGGCTCTCCGTGCCTTCAGCCTATGCCGGTTCGCCGCTATCGACCGAGGACGACGGTGGGGAGGGCAACCTGCCGCCCGGCGCGCCCTTCCTCGATGCTCCCGTTGCCGGCGTCTCTTGCGCTTGGCTCAGCGAGGCTTTCGCGGCGGGGCAGGCGATCCTGCTCGGTGAAGGCGCGGCAAGGATTGCGCCGGTCGGCGTGCTTGCGATCGAGCCAGCCGCCGGCGATAGCACCTTGCGCCAGCGCTATGCTCTGGAGGGCGGCGCAGCCGTGCTGCTGCGGCCGGACGGGCATGTCGCGGCACGCTTCCTGAAACCCGAGCGCGCGGCGATCGAGGTTGCGATCGCGCGGATGGAGGGCAGGGGATGA
- a CDS encoding MBL fold metallo-hydrolase, with the protein MSSPAFASTADLGEKTVSFEEVGKGVYAYTAEGDPNSGVVVGDDSVLVFDAQATPTMAERVIARVREVTDKPVSHVVLSHYHAVRVLGAPAYGAKEIVCSDAARAMIVERGEEDKASEIGRFPRLFQGADSIRPGLTWPTTTFSHNASIWLGSREVRLMKLGRGHTAGDIVAWMPDTNVIFAGDLVEYGATPYCGDAHFTDWPTTLDALAAFAPAAMVPGRGAALTNRAMVADGIKGTRAFLSDLYEAVKVHVAQGRSLRETFERVHETLKPSYGDWVIFEHCLPFNVTRAYDEAGGLDHPRIWTDERDRQMWLDLRG; encoded by the coding sequence ATGTCCTCCCCCGCTTTCGCCTCCACCGCCGATCTCGGCGAGAAGACCGTCTCCTTCGAGGAAGTCGGCAAGGGCGTCTACGCCTATACCGCCGAGGGCGATCCCAATAGCGGCGTCGTCGTCGGCGACGATAGCGTGCTCGTCTTCGATGCGCAGGCGACGCCGACCATGGCCGAGCGCGTCATCGCCAGGGTGCGCGAGGTCACCGACAAGCCGGTCAGCCATGTCGTGCTCTCGCATTATCATGCCGTGCGCGTCCTCGGCGCACCGGCCTATGGCGCGAAGGAGATCGTCTGCTCGGATGCGGCGCGGGCGATGATCGTCGAGCGCGGCGAAGAGGACAAGGCGAGCGAGATCGGCCGCTTCCCGCGTCTCTTTCAAGGGGCTGACTCGATCCGCCCCGGTCTGACCTGGCCGACCACGACCTTCTCGCACAACGCCTCGATCTGGCTCGGCAGCCGCGAGGTCCGATTGATGAAGCTCGGCCGCGGCCACACCGCCGGCGACATCGTCGCCTGGATGCCCGACACCAATGTGATCTTCGCCGGCGACCTCGTCGAATACGGCGCGACGCCCTATTGCGGCGACGCCCATTTCACCGACTGGCCGACGACGCTGGATGCGCTTGCCGCCTTCGCGCCCGCCGCGATGGTGCCGGGCCGCGGTGCGGCGCTGACCAACCGGGCGATGGTCGCCGACGGCATCAAGGGCACGCGCGCTTTCCTCTCCGATCTTTACGAGGCGGTGAAAGTGCACGTCGCCCAGGGGCGTTCGCTGCGCGAGACCTTCGAGCGCGTCCATGAGACGCTGAAGCCGTCCTATGGCGACTGGGTGATCTTCGAGCATTGCCTGCCCTTCAACGTCACCCGCGCCTATGACGAGGCCGGCGGCCTCGACCATCCCCGCATCTGGACCGACGAGCGCGACCGCCAGATGTGGCTGGACCTGCGGGGCTGA
- a CDS encoding fumarylacetoacetate hydrolase family protein produces the protein MKVASLMHGRDGRLVVVSNDLTRATDAFPVVATLQGALDDWDRCAPRLADLAESLEHGSVPSFRFHEHDCASPLPRAYQWVDGSAYVNHVELVRKARGAEMPESFWTDPLMYQGGSDSFLGPREAVKLASEDYGIDLEAEIAVVTGDVPMGVSPEAARGLIRLVMLVNDVSLRNLIPNELAKGFGFLQSKPSSAFSPTAVTPDELGSAWKDGKLSLPLLAQVNGKPFGKPEAGVDMTFDFGVLIAHAAKTRPLVAGTIVGSGTVSNRDADGGPGRPVSEGGLGYACIAEQRMVETIRTGTPQTPFLRFGDSVRIEMKDAAGHSIFGAIEQEILPYAP, from the coding sequence ATGAAAGTCGCATCCCTCATGCATGGCCGGGATGGCCGCCTCGTCGTGGTCTCGAACGACCTGACCCGCGCGACCGACGCCTTTCCGGTTGTCGCGACGCTGCAGGGCGCGCTCGACGACTGGGATCGCTGCGCGCCGCGCCTCGCCGATCTCGCCGAGAGCCTGGAGCACGGTTCGGTGCCGTCCTTCCGTTTCCACGAGCATGACTGCGCCTCGCCCTTGCCGCGCGCCTATCAATGGGTCGACGGCTCGGCCTATGTGAATCATGTCGAGCTGGTCAGGAAGGCGCGAGGGGCCGAGATGCCCGAGAGCTTCTGGACCGATCCGCTGATGTACCAGGGCGGCTCCGATTCCTTCCTCGGCCCGCGTGAGGCGGTGAAGCTTGCGAGTGAGGATTACGGCATCGATCTCGAAGCCGAGATCGCCGTCGTTACCGGTGACGTGCCGATGGGCGTCAGCCCCGAAGCGGCGAGGGGGCTGATCCGCCTCGTCATGCTCGTCAATGACGTGAGCTTGCGGAATCTGATCCCCAACGAATTGGCGAAAGGCTTTGGTTTCCTTCAATCAAAGCCGTCCTCGGCCTTCTCGCCGACGGCGGTGACGCCGGACGAACTCGGCTCTGCCTGGAAGGACGGCAAGCTCAGCCTGCCTTTGCTCGCCCAGGTCAATGGCAAGCCTTTCGGCAAGCCTGAGGCCGGCGTCGACATGACCTTCGACTTCGGCGTGCTGATCGCCCATGCCGCCAAGACCCGCCCGCTCGTCGCCGGCACCATCGTCGGCTCCGGCACGGTCTCGAACCGCGACGCCGATGGCGGGCCGGGCCGGCCGGTTTCGGAGGGCGGGCTCGGCTATGCCTGTATCGCCGAGCAGCGCATGGTCGAGACTATCCGGACGGGTACGCCGCAGACGCCCTTCCTGCGCTTCGGCGATAGTGTCCGCATCGAGATGAAGGACGCCGCCGGCCATTCGATCTTCGGCGCGATCGAGCAGGAAATCCTACCCTATGCGCCGTAG
- a CDS encoding TRAP transporter substrate-binding protein produces MQRRTFLKTGALAAAAAPIAMPAIAQSSPEVKWRLTSSFPKQLDTIYGTAQQFAKFMADATDGKFQVQTFSAGEIVPGLQALDAVTSGTVECAHTPTYFYVGKEPALGLGTGIPFGLNARQQHSWWFFGGGEEVVNGALAKFNAYSIPCGNSGCQMGGFFRKELKTVDDLKGLKFRIGGMGGAVLAKLGVVPTQIAAGDVYPALERGTIDAAEFVGPYDDEKLGFVKVAPYYYYPGWWEGGAMLHLVINQEQWNKLPKHYQAIVRHACEAANNWMLAKYDAVNPGGLRRLIAQGAQLKAFPQPIMEASLKAAEEYYAETSAKSEAFKKGYESMVAFRGENLLWWQVAELSYDAFMNRLRSR; encoded by the coding sequence ATGCAACGCCGTACGTTTTTGAAGACGGGCGCGCTCGCCGCAGCCGCCGCGCCGATCGCGATGCCCGCGATCGCGCAATCTAGCCCTGAGGTGAAATGGCGCCTGACCTCGAGCTTCCCGAAGCAGCTCGACACGATCTACGGCACCGCCCAGCAGTTCGCGAAGTTCATGGCCGACGCCACGGACGGCAAGTTCCAGGTTCAGACCTTCTCGGCCGGCGAGATCGTGCCCGGCCTGCAGGCGCTCGACGCGGTCACCTCCGGCACGGTCGAATGCGCGCATACGCCGACCTACTTCTATGTCGGCAAGGAGCCGGCGCTCGGGCTCGGCACCGGCATTCCCTTCGGCCTTAATGCCCGCCAGCAGCACAGCTGGTGGTTCTTCGGCGGCGGCGAAGAGGTCGTGAACGGGGCACTCGCCAAGTTCAACGCCTACTCGATCCCCTGCGGCAATTCCGGCTGCCAGATGGGCGGCTTCTTCCGCAAGGAGCTCAAGACGGTTGACGACCTCAAGGGCCTGAAGTTCCGCATCGGCGGGATGGGTGGGGCGGTGCTGGCCAAGCTCGGCGTGGTGCCGACCCAGATCGCAGCGGGCGACGTCTATCCGGCGCTGGAACGCGGCACGATCGACGCGGCCGAGTTCGTCGGCCCCTATGACGACGAGAAGCTCGGCTTCGTGAAGGTCGCGCCCTATTACTACTACCCCGGCTGGTGGGAGGGCGGCGCCATGCTGCACCTCGTCATCAACCAGGAGCAATGGAACAAGCTGCCCAAGCATTACCAGGCGATCGTCAGGCACGCCTGCGAGGCCGCCAACAACTGGATGCTGGCCAAGTACGATGCGGTGAACCCGGGCGGCCTGCGCCGGCTGATCGCCCAGGGCGCGCAGCTCAAGGCCTTCCCGCAGCCGATCATGGAAGCCTCGCTCAAAGCGGCCGAGGAGTATTACGCCGAGACCTCCGCCAAGAGCGAAGCCTTCAAGAAGGGCTACGAGTCGATGGTCGCCTTCCGCGGCGAGAACCTGCTCTGGTGGCAGGTCGCGGAACTCTCCTACGACGCCTTCATGAACCGGCTGCGCTCGCGCTGA
- the hmgA gene encoding homogentisate 1,2-dioxygenase, which produces MNVQTTLQSSFGEQVRGGRRYMSGFGNSFETESLPGALPIGRNSPQKAAYGLYAEQLSGSPFTAPRSTNERSWLYRIRPSVKHGGRWTLVDKGLMRTAPCRDETKPSLGQLRWSPIPVPQEKLTFLTGLRTLTTAGDADSQAGMAAHMLFVTASMEKEYVFNADGEYLVVAQEGKLRFFTEFGIIEIEPGEICIIPRGVVFRVELMGGPARAYVCENYGGAFTLPDRGPIGANCLANPRDFLTPVAAYEDIEELSTLYAKWGGELFLTKVDQSPLDVVAWHGNYAPYKYDLRHYSPVGAISFDHPDPSIFTVLTAPSETPGTANIDFVIFPERWMVAENTFRPPWYHRNIMSEFMGLIYGVYDAKPEGFTPGGFSLHNMMLPHGPDAQAFEHASTVELKPVKLTGTMAFMFETRFAQRVTGYAAGLPELQDNYSDCWSELKKRFDPNKPEAW; this is translated from the coding sequence ATGAACGTGCAGACCACGCTTCAGTCGAGCTTCGGCGAGCAGGTCCGGGGCGGCCGCCGCTACATGTCCGGCTTCGGCAATTCCTTCGAGACCGAGAGCCTGCCGGGCGCGCTGCCGATCGGCCGCAACTCGCCGCAGAAGGCAGCCTATGGCCTCTATGCCGAGCAACTCTCCGGTTCGCCCTTCACCGCGCCGCGCTCGACCAACGAGCGCTCCTGGCTCTACCGCATCCGCCCGAGCGTCAAGCATGGCGGCCGCTGGACGCTGGTGGACAAGGGATTGATGCGCACCGCGCCCTGCCGCGACGAGACGAAGCCGTCGCTCGGCCAATTACGCTGGAGCCCGATCCCGGTCCCGCAGGAGAAGCTGACCTTCCTCACAGGCCTGCGCACCCTGACCACCGCCGGCGACGCCGACAGCCAGGCCGGGATGGCGGCGCACATGCTCTTCGTCACCGCCTCGATGGAGAAGGAATACGTCTTCAACGCCGATGGCGAGTATCTCGTCGTCGCACAGGAGGGAAAGCTCCGCTTCTTCACCGAGTTCGGCATCATCGAGATCGAGCCGGGCGAGATCTGCATCATCCCGCGCGGCGTCGTCTTCCGCGTCGAATTGATGGGCGGGCCGGCGCGCGCCTATGTCTGCGAGAACTATGGCGGCGCGTTCACATTGCCCGATCGCGGGCCGATCGGCGCCAACTGCCTCGCCAATCCGCGCGACTTCCTCACTCCGGTCGCCGCCTATGAGGACATCGAGGAGCTTTCGACGCTCTACGCCAAATGGGGCGGTGAGTTGTTCTTGACCAAGGTCGACCAGTCGCCGCTCGATGTCGTCGCCTGGCACGGCAACTATGCGCCCTACAAATACGACCTGCGTCATTATTCGCCGGTCGGCGCGATCTCCTTCGACCATCCCGACCCGTCGATCTTCACCGTGCTGACGGCGCCCTCGGAGACACCCGGCACCGCCAATATCGACTTCGTCATCTTCCCCGAGCGCTGGATGGTGGCGGAGAACACCTTCCGCCCGCCCTGGTATCACCGCAACATCATGTCGGAGTTCATGGGGCTGATCTACGGCGTCTACGACGCCAAACCCGAGGGCTTCACCCCCGGCGGCTTCAGCCTGCACAACATGATGCTGCCGCACGGCCCGGATGCGCAGGCCTTCGAGCATGCCAGTACGGTCGAGCTGAAGCCGGTCAAGCTCACCGGCACCATGGCCTTCATGTTCGAGACGCGATTCGCCCAGCGCGTCACCGGCTACGCTGCCGGCCTGCCGGAGCTGCAGGACAATTACAGCGACTGCTGGAGCGAGCTGAAGAAGCGCTTCGACCCGAACAAGCCCGAGGCGTGGTGA
- a CDS encoding MarR family winged helix-turn-helix transcriptional regulator — MSTKQKPPSPDRTLHLEQFLPYRLNVVGFFASRGLGRVYGTRFGIGIPEWRVIAQLGEFGQLTSRDIGELSQMHKTKVSRAVAELDKRGLVTRAENRADRREAFVALTPAGQRIYAQIVPLALAFEERWIEGISAEELRVFERVLAVLTERGRHLAGAYQTEEA; from the coding sequence ATGTCAACGAAACAAAAGCCGCCCTCTCCCGATCGCACCCTGCATCTCGAGCAGTTTCTGCCCTACCGGCTGAACGTCGTCGGCTTCTTCGCCAGCCGGGGGCTCGGCCGGGTCTACGGCACACGCTTCGGCATCGGCATCCCGGAATGGCGGGTGATCGCGCAGCTCGGCGAGTTCGGGCAATTGACCTCGCGCGACATCGGCGAGCTCTCGCAGATGCACAAGACCAAGGTTTCGCGCGCCGTGGCCGAACTCGACAAGCGCGGACTGGTGACACGAGCCGAGAACCGGGCCGACCGGCGCGAGGCCTTCGTCGCGCTGACGCCCGCGGGCCAGCGCATCTACGCCCAGATCGTGCCGCTGGCGCTCGCCTTCGAGGAGCGCTGGATCGAGGGCATCTCGGCTGAGGAGCTACGGGTGTTCGAGCGCGTGCTGGCGGTGCTGACCGAGCGCGGCCGCCACCTTGCCGGCGCCTACCAGACCGAGGAGGCCTGA